In a genomic window of uncultured Flavobacterium sp.:
- a CDS encoding secretion protein has protein sequence MTKFTKMGLVVALFLTTIFTYAIDGKGDYILNIRTGNGKVVSFAINTVEKSIFSIFDENNNLVYTGDSAADKLEISKTISLEGFPAGTYVLEVKENSKVVKHEIKVATKKVKAAKLDDTVNQSPAFRR, from the coding sequence ATGACAAAATTTACCAAAATGGGCTTAGTTGTTGCCTTATTTTTAACAACGATTTTTACTTATGCAATTGATGGAAAAGGTGATTATATTTTGAATATAAGAACCGGAAACGGAAAAGTGGTTAGCTTTGCTATCAACACCGTTGAAAAATCAATTTTCTCTATTTTTGATGAAAATAATAATTTAGTTTACACAGGAGATTCTGCTGCAGACAAATTAGAGATTTCAAAAACAATAAGTTTAGAAGGTTTTCCTGCTGGAACTTATGTATTAGAAGTAAAAGAAAACAGCAAAGTTGTTAAACACGAAATTAAAGTTGCAACTAAAAAAGTAAAAGCAGCTAAGCTTGACGACACGGTAAACCAAAGCCCAGCTTTTCGCCGTTAA
- a CDS encoding T9SS type A sorting domain-containing protein, with protein MKKILKLSLVCAVLFTGMSTYAIDGNEDFNLHVIKSNGKVITFALNQLKKASLAIYDKDGTLIYSESATGKDGILRTFSLEEFPAGTYFLEVEDNVKKVRHEIVITEDATVLSKKAVSSVYKAGFSAKNTSVAAR; from the coding sequence ATGAAAAAGATTTTAAAATTAAGTTTAGTATGTGCTGTACTTTTCACCGGAATGAGTACTTATGCAATCGACGGGAATGAGGATTTTAATCTTCACGTAATTAAATCGAATGGAAAAGTGATTACGTTTGCTCTTAATCAGTTAAAAAAAGCCAGTTTAGCAATTTACGACAAAGATGGTACTCTAATTTATTCTGAATCAGCTACGGGTAAAGATGGGATTTTGAGAACTTTTAGCTTAGAAGAATTTCCTGCGGGAACTTATTTCTTAGAAGTTGAAGATAATGTAAAAAAAGTGAGACATGAAATTGTAATAACTGAAGATGCTACAGTTTTATCTAAAAAAGCAGTTTCATCAGTTTACAAAGCAGGTTTTTCTGCTAAAAATACAAGTGTTGCCGCACGCTAA
- a CDS encoding T9SS type A sorting domain-containing protein, which produces MKKILKFSLVFAVLFTGMSSYAIDGNDNGSNDFNLHVLKNSGKLITFAMNQTKKANLTIYDKDGTVLYSESASGKDGILRTFSLEEFPAGTYFLEVEDNAKKVRHEITITDEASVLSSKAISSVYKAGFSADKTSVAVR; this is translated from the coding sequence ATGAAAAAGATCTTAAAATTTAGTTTAGTATTTGCAGTGCTTTTTACAGGAATGAGTTCTTATGCAATTGATGGTAATGATAACGGAAGTAATGATTTTAATCTTCACGTATTAAAGAATAGTGGAAAATTAATCACGTTTGCAATGAATCAGACAAAAAAAGCAAACTTGACAATTTATGATAAAGATGGTACTGTACTTTATTCTGAATCAGCTTCAGGAAAAGACGGAATCTTAAGAACTTTTAGCTTAGAAGAATTTCCAGCAGGAACTTATTTCTTAGAAGTTGAAGACAACGCAAAAAAAGTAAGACACGAAATTACAATTACTGATGAAGCTTCGGTTTTATCATCAAAAGCAATTTCATCAGTTTATAAAGCAGGTTTCTCTGCAGACAAGACAAGCGTAGCAGTACGCTAG